One genomic window of Nicotiana sylvestris chromosome 10, ASM39365v2, whole genome shotgun sequence includes the following:
- the LOC104214743 gene encoding methyl-CpG-binding domain-containing protein 9, translating to MDVNSRALPFHIDLNEAPLPSPRETERGPFLEYPEPARVKKEPVEPGQRNVVRVCSSCELGSSRRSSRDDHQEEEWKCFKCLLGNSSGGGERVRDGGGSRGGGGSGVGLLDINASPPREPEGERERVFVDLNEDLVVAGREVEEQNHGAKVQAMKSSFSTGHSFNAPTSSFLVYRENGFNFQKTSLTGDIHKSQIEDAVLHRPHSDQINLSMTDPVLMYDSRYRACHFTAKNCVPQSASQVYLQGLREYIAGMGGSIGDGWHVDFKYCDKRCKTYAVYVGPDGSPFELLDGVARHLGLDHSMEVENGGNGFTFVHEGLSNIPRSKEASGSTKVRKSGQSRSSPGSSFFRNGGSIFKCIYPSDVFPVQFQDFFLISAGNIDPRPSYHSTSEIWPVGYLSSWHDRITGSFFVCEVADGGDPGPVFKVRRYPCTLQSIPIGSTVLLTSKGDSHIGEDNVGNGNSATSRLVDEESISIQVMLEECSPPDLNNETHAAENLQRVNSLPGNFGNICPGIIGQGDSVGEFLVEGRSSSSVWEMVSQTLLHACIDAYKQKGVIQFCCSHDVYKMDEKEPSEIGSLSKFSYLGGPFNFPRLVQSNFEFKIACEMLVKWLEQDRFGLEADFVQEIIEQLPGVSACSNYRIITKRKHNTTLQTVGSGFLQAKRKNHMQDETEAVESFRISGTLKKHLEDSDIRGPCPSGKPFSAKIPKFLIGDALQVWEFLLRFSEVLGLEAPFSFEEIEEELVSPWIDKTSSMEMPGFEIQDVREITLLRGEMDSLSGRLGFHQYSRFTGLLLAKLHGLLLKALVTELLSKVAVYVDPNFGAGGFKSKRGRKKDVDNLASLKKTRLDMLPINEITWPEIARRYMLALLSMEVNLESAEIACRESGKVFHCLQGDGGILCGSLTGVAALEADAMLLAEATKKIFGSLKSGSIFVATDEKESDAKGADADDGKVPEWAKALEPVRKLPTNVGARIRKCINEALEKDPPEWARKILVHSISKEVYKGNASGPTKRAVISVLADVNRENTSPKPEKEEKVKSASSVSDIIMKQCRIILRRAVKEDKDKVFCNLLGRTVLNPNDNDDEGLLGHPAMVSRPLDFRTIDLKLAAGSYGGSHESFIDDVREVWHNIRTAYCNKSNLLELAGSLLLKFEEDYENEVLPLIQKIECSNDGSLSSEDAKVRDELLAHVNESLLPKAPWEEGLCKVCGMDKDDVNVLLCDGCDSEYHTYCLDPPLIKVPDGEWYCPSCETKESQSRNASGFQILRQCVKRRLHRKLTHKFMEELSQLSRTMELKEYWELSLEDRIFLLKFLCDEVLNSAILRDHIDQSASLSAELQQKLRSLSAELNLLKCRHEILTASLAKLSSNARNSGDTGSDALASLRSNDCKLKVQEPDSGSHNSSISGGCKQLDNGTQQNECNDYSKQPCLYSSKSIQDKTSASGSNQIRNSPDLINHLHQQQSLKENTGSKNTSSHAKCGATEASLQNDLFISTPQQENDQIPGNCLESAQNSSNGLVPSAAHFVSGNTLSGSISNHMVEHTPTTKYSRQCSIQADPNLAQAYLLEISALKNEIRALEDSIAAKELELQEVSVRKKYMGQDSEGRLYWTFGRSSSSQLVANASTSTQPESSRHLWSYGVESSRQSGILDSSAPWENMGMPNLGQWTSYQSDAEIEKLLGWLRDNDMRERELKESILQWRSNRAKESSYSESHMHNKVRESTSVPSEDSGSCFSSDSLISRAVTAIKLKISGCLAEEETDICKDMGVKVRVSCDGGLYRCECLEPLWPSRPHCLSCHQTFSTAEERLKHANDKCRIGSTFQGRGETNERPSKRKRIAKNETLQDDSLSNIDVSQASKSKKLGNDEASRRDKHLNAPAPAENQTKQDCPFKFEEIKGQFITQRSLKELVKDIGLIGCNGTPSFVPCASPYLSDPALGLISQREDQVCAGNSADLLSSEQESQSGANISCTNNLNISDNPNCSKNGLAEVGPMSERLNSATKRGRDQFSFTKDKIFDFGANKYFVIPEFSLHPLVGRASEILQCLKINLLDMDAALPEEALRVSRSQSERRRAWRAFVKSAATIYEMVQATIILEDTIKTEYLRNEWWYWSSPSAAARISTLSGLALRVYVLDSAVLYKKLPCQDASETDCKEEREPPHTSVPTNTGSPSRQKLLDSEPAETSRPKGTRTSKRRKDSGG from the exons ATGGATGTGAATAGCAGGGCTTTGCCATTTCACATCGATCTTAACGAAGCTCCTCTTCCTTCACCTAGGGAAACCGAAAGAGGCCCCTTCTTGGAATATCCTGAACCGGCCCGGGTCAAGAAGGAACCGGTTGAACCGGGTCAAAGAAATGTTGTTCGGGTTTGTTCTTCATGTGAGTTGGGTTCTAGTCGTAGAAGTAGTAGGGACGACCACCAAGAGGAGGAGTGGAAATGCTTTAAGTGTTTGCTGGGTAACAGCAGCGGCGGCGGAGAAAGAGTGAGAGATGGCGGCGGCAGTAGAGGTGGAGGTGGCAGCGGAGTGGGCCTGTTGGATATTAATGCTTCGCCTCCGCGGGAACCGGAGGGGGAACGGGAACGTGTGTTTGTGGACTTAAATGAAGATTTGGTTGTTGCAGGACGAGAAGTGGAGGAGCAAAACCATGGGGCCAA AGTTCAAGCTATGAAAAGTTCCTTTTCTACTGGCCATTCCTTCAATGCCCCAACAAGCTCTTTTTTGGTATATAGGGAGAATGGATTTAATTTTCAGAAGACTTCTCTTACAGGGGATATTCATAAGTCACAAATAGAGGACGCAGTACTCCATAGACCTCATTCTGACCAAATAAACCTAAGCATGACTGATCCAGTATTGATGTATGATTCAAGGTATCGGGCATGTCATTTTACTGCAAAGAACTGTGTTCCCCAAAGTGCGAGTCAAGTTTATCTTCAAGGCCTTAGAGAATATATTGCTGGGATGGGAGGTTCTATAGGTGATGGTTGGCATGTCGATTTTAAGTATTGCGACAAAAGATGCAAGACATATGCAGTATATGTTGGACCAGATGGAAGTCCCTTTGAGTTACTTGATGGTGTTGCTCGACATTTGGGGTTGGATCACTCCATGGAGGTTGAGAATGGAGGTAATGGATTTACTTTTGTTCATGAGGGATTATCAAATATCCCAAGGAGTAAAGAAGCTTCAGGTTCTACTAAAGTTCGCAAGAGTGGACAGAGTCGGAGTTCTCCTGGGAGCAGCTTCTTCCGTAATGGTGGCTCTATCTTCAAGTGTATATATCCAAGT GATGTCTTTCCAGTTCAGTTTCAGGACTTCTTTCTTATTTCAGCTGGAAATATTGACCCCCGACCATCATATCACAGCACTAGCGAGATATGGCCTGTGGGTTACTTATCTAGCTGGCACGATAGAATTACAGGATCTTTTTTTGTTTGTGAGGTTGCAGATGGAGGTGATCCTGGCCCAGTTTTCAAGGTCAGGAGGTACCCATGCACCCTGCAGTCTATCCCAATTGGTTCAACGGTCCTTTTAACATCTAAAGGGGATTCTCATATTGGTGAAGATAATGTGGGAAATGGTAATTCAGCAACTTCTAGGCTGGTTGATGAGGAGAGTATTTCAATCCAGGTGATGCTGGAAGAATGCAGCCCACCAGATCTGAATAATGAAACTCATGCCGCTGAGAATCTGCAGAGGGTGAATTCATTACCTGGAAACTTCGGAAATATATGTCCTGGTATTATTGGTCAAGGGGATAGTGTAGGGGAATTTCTTGTGGAAGGGAGATCATCATCATCTGTGTGGGAAATGGTTTCCCAGACTCTTCTACATGCATGCATTGATGCTTATAAGCAAAAAGGTGTAATTCAATTCTGCTGTAGTCATGATGTATATAAAATGGATGAAAAAGAGCCGAGTGAAATTGGTTCATTATCCAAGTTCTCTTACTTAGGTGGTCCCTTCAATTTCCCAAGATTAGTGCAGAGCAACTTTGAGTTTAAAATTGCTTGTGAAATGTTAGTGAAGTGGTTGGAGCAAGACAGATTTGGACTAGAGGCAGACTTTGTGCAAGAAATTATTGAACAGCTTCCTGGTGTATCTGCATGCTCAAATTATAGAATTATTACTAAAAGAAAGCACAACACAACTCTGCAGACAGTGGGAAGTGGGTTCCTGCAGGCTAAAAGAAAGAATCACATGCAGGATGAGACGGAAGCTGTTGAATCTTTCAGAATTTCTGGAACACTCAAAAAGCATCTGGAAGACTCTGACATCAGAGGTCCTTGTCCTTCAGGAAAGCCATTTAGCGCAAAGATTCCAAAATTTTTGATAGGTGACGCGCTCCAG GTTTGGGAATTCTTGTTGAGGTTTTCAGAGGTCTTGGGGCTGGAAGCTCCATTTTCATTTGAAGAAATTGAGGAGGAATTAGTTAGTCCATGGATAGACAAAACAAGTTCAATGGAAATGCCTGGATTTGAGATCCAGGATGTCAGAGAGATCACCTTATTAAGAGGTGAAATGGACTCTCTGTCTGGTAGATTGGGTTTTCATCAATATAGCCGATTTACTGGTCTTCTTTTGGCAAAACTTCATGGTCTACTGCTCAAAGCTCTTGTCACCGAGCTGCTCTCAAAAGTTGCTGTCTATGTAGATCCGAATTTCGGTGCAGGAGGATTCAAATCTAAAAGAGGCCGGAAAAAAGATGTTGACAATTTAGCCAGTCTTAAGAAAACTAGACTTGATATGCTTCCCATTAATGAAATTACATGGCCTGAAATTGCTAGGAGGTACATGTTAGCGTTGTTATCCATGGAAGTTAACCTTGAGTCTGCAGAAATTGCTTGCCGAGAGAGTGGGAAGGTTTTCCATTGCTTACAAGGTGATGGTGGGATACTTTGTGGCTCTCTTACGGGAGTTGCTGCATTAGAGGCTGATGCAATG CTTCTTGCAGAGGCTACAAAGAAAATATTTGGATCACTTAAGAGTGGTAGCATTTTTGTTGCTACTGATGAGAAAGAGTCTGATGCCAAAGGAGCTGATGCTGATGATGGAAAAGTCCCAGAGTGGGCGAAGGCGCTGGAGCCAGTAAGGAAGCTACCTACAAATGTCGGGGCTCGAATTAGAAAATGTATCAATGAGGCTTTGGAAAAAGATCCACCTGAATGGGCAAGAAAAATATTGGTGCACTCTATCAGTAAGGAAGTTTACAAGGGAAATGCATCAGGGCCAACGAAG AGAGCAGTAATTTCTGTCCTGGCTGATGTTAACCGCGAAAATACTTCGCCCAAACCTGAGAAGGAAGAAAAGGTAAAGAGTGCTAGCTCTGTGTCTGATATCATTATGAAACAATGTCGGATTATACTACGGCGAGCTGTTAAAGAAGATAAAGATAAAGTCTTCTGCAATCTTTTGGGGAGAACAGTTCTGAACCCTAATGATAATGACGATGAAGGGCTTCTTGGGCATCCGGCAATGGTATCTCGGCCTTTAGACTTCAGGACCATTGATCTAAAGTTGGCTGCTGGATCCTATGGGGGATCACATGAATCTTTCATCGATGATGTGCGGGAG GTTTGGCATAATATACGGACTGCATACTGCAACAAGTCCAATTTGCTTGAGTTAGCCGGATCCTTGTTGCTGAAATTCGAGGAAGATTATGAAAATGAG GTTCTTCCCTTAATCCAGAAAATTGAGTGTTCAAATGACGGTAGTTTAAGCAGTGAAGATGCAAAAGTGAGAGATGAACTCCTCGCTCATGTGAATGAGAGCTTACTTCCTAAAGCTCCTTGGGAGGAAGGACTCTGCAAAGTATGTGGCATGGATAAAGATGATGTCAATGTTCTTCTTTGTGATGGTTGTGATTCGGAGTACCATACATATTGCTTAGATCCTCCGCTTATTAAAGTTCCTGATGGGGAGTGGTATTGCCCATCTTGTGAAACTAAGGAATCACAGTCCCGGAATGCTTCAGGTTTTCAGATTCTTCGTCAATGCGTTAAAAGGAGGTTGCACAGGAAACTAACTCACAAGTTTATGGAGGAACTTTCTCAATTATCGAGAACCATGGAGTTGAAGGAATATTGGGAGCTTTCTCTGGAggat AGAATTTTCCTTCTTAAATTCTTGTGTGATGAGGTGCTGAATTCAGCCATTCTTCGTGATCACATTGACCAAAGTGCCTCTCTGTCGGCTGAGTTGCAGCAGAAACTGCGTAGCCTCAGTGCTGAACTGAACCTTCTAAAATGCAGGCACGAAATTTTGACTGCAAGCCTTGCAAAACTGAGTAGTAATGCTCGGAACAGTGGAGACACAGGATCAGACGCATTAGCGTCTCTACGGTCCAATGACTGTAAACTGAAGGTGCAGGAGCCTGACAGTGGCAGCCATAACTCGTCGATCTCTGGTGGTTGCAAACAGCTGGATAATGGCACTCAACAAAATGAGTGTAATGATTACAGCAAACAACCCTGCTTGTACAGCTCAAAAAGTATTCAGGACAAAACTTCTGCAAGCGGCAGCAATCAAATTAGAAACTCTCCTGATTTGATCAACCATTTACATCAACAGCAGTCTTTGAAGGAGAATACTGGGTCTAAGAATACTTCTTCCCATGCAAAATGTGGTGCCACTGAAGCTAGTTTGCAAAATGACTTGTTCATTTCTACCCCCCAACAAGAAAATGACCAAATTCCCGGCAATTGTTTGGAGTCGGCACAAAATAGTTCAAACGGTCTAGTGCCGTCTGCTGCTCACTTTGTGTCTGGCAATACTTTGTCAGGCTCCATCAGCAACCATATGGTTGAGCACACACCTACTACAAAATATAGCCGTCAGTGTTCCATACAAGCTGACCCAAATTTGGCCCAAGCGTACCTTCTTGAGATATCCGCTCTGAAGAATGAGATTCGTGCTTTGGAGGACTCAATTGCTGCCAAAGAATTAGAACTTCAGGAGGTTTCTGTTAGGAAGAAATACATGGGACAGGATTCTGAGGGCAGACTCTACTGGACTTTTGGCAGGTCTAGTTCTTCACAGTTAGTAGCTAATGCAAGTACAAGTACACAGCCAGAGTCCTCTCGACATTTGTGGTCTTATGGTGTAGAAAGTTCAAGACAAAGTGGTATTTTAGATTCATCTGCTCCTTGGGAGAATATGGGCATGCCTAATCTTGGTCAGTGGACATCTTATCAATCTGATGCTGAGATTGAAAAACTTCTTGGATGGCTAAGAGATAATGATATGAGAGAAAGAGAATTGAAAGAGTCTATTTTGCAGTGGAGGAGCAATAGAGCCAAGGAATCCAGCTATTCGGAAAGTCATATGCATAACAAGGTAAGAGAGAGCACTTCTGTGCCCTCTGAAGATTCTGGTTCCTGTTTCAGTTCTGATTCTCTCATCAGCAGAGCCGTTACTGCAATTAAATTGAAAATTAGTGGTTGCTTAGCAGAGGAGGAAACAGATATCTGTAAAGATATGGGTGTCAAAGTGAGAGTCTCCTGTGATGGTGGATTGTACAGGTGCGAGTGTCTAGAACCATTATGGCCGTCTAGACCTCATTGTCTCTCATGCCACCAAACGTTTTCCACTGCTGAAGAACGCCTGAAGCATGCAAATGACAAGTGCAGGATTGGTTCAACCTTTCAGGGCAGGGGGGAAACAAATGAACGACCCAGCAAGCGGAAAAGAATAGCAAAAAATGAAACACTGCAGGATGATTCTTTGAGCAATATTGATGTTTCTCAAGCTTCTAAGAGCAAAAAGCTTGGTAATGATGAAGCATCTAGGAGGGACAAGCATCTTAATGCACCAGCTCCTGCTGAGAATCAAACCAAACAAGATTGTCCATTTAAGTTTGAGGAGATCAAAGGACAGTTCATCACTCAGAGGTCACTGAAGGAGCTGGTAAAGGACATAGGACTCATTGGATGTAATGGTACACCATCATTTGTTCCATGTGCATCCCCGTATCTCAGTGATCCTGCCCTTGGATTGATCTCCCAAAGGGAAGATCAGGTATGTGCAGGAAATTCTGCAGATTTGCTGTCTTCAGAGCAGGAATCACAAAGTGGAGCCAATATTTCTTGCACTAATAACTTAAATATCTCAGACAATCCAAATTGTAGTAAAAATGGCTTAGCTGAGGTGGGACCAATGTCCGAGAGATTAAATTCTGCAACCAAGAGGGGAAGAGATCAGTTTTCTTTTACGAAGGATAAAATATTTGATTTTGGGGCTAATAAGTACTTTGTTATTCCGGAATTCTCTCTACATCCTTTAGTAGGCCGGGCTTCTGAAATTTTACAGTGTCTTAAAATCAACTTGCTTGACATGGATGCGGCTTTACCTGAAGAAGCTTTGAGAGTGTCAAGGTCACAATCAGAGAGAAGACGTGCATGGCGTGCTTTTGTGAAATCTGCAGCTACAATTTATGAG ATGGTCCAAGCCACAATAATTCTAGAGGACACCATCAAAACTGAGTATTTGAGAAATGAATGGTGGTATTGGTCATCACCTTCAGCTGCAGCAAGAATCTCGACACTCTCAGGGCTCGCTCTCCGTGTGTATGTCTTGGACTCTGCTGTTTTGTACAAGAAACTTCCATGTCAAGATGCTTCGGAGACGGATTGCAAAGAAGAAAGAGAACCTCCTCATACTTCTGTCCCCACAAACACAGGCAGCCCTTCAAGGCAAAAGCTGCTCGACTCAGAGCCTGCTGAGACTTCGAGACCCAAGGGCACCAGGACAAGTAAGAGGAGAAAAGATTCAGGTGGGTAA